One Purpureocillium takamizusanense chromosome 1, complete sequence genomic window carries:
- the RPT1 gene encoding 26S proteasome regulatory subunit 7 (COG:O~EggNog:ENOG503NVNZ), whose translation MPSATGQNWEKYQKTFADDEVEEKKITPLTDEDIQVLKTYGAAPYGASIKKLEKQIKEKQQSVDEKIGVKESDTGLAPPHLWDVAADRQRMSEEQPFQVARCTKIIEDEKGDESKKKYVINVKQIAKFVVQLGDRVSPTDIEEGMRVGVDRNKYQIMLPLPPKIDASVTMMTVEEKPDVTYGDVGGCKEQVEKLREVVEMPLLSPERFVNLGIDPPKGALLYGPPGTGKTLCARAVANRTDATFIRVIGSELVQKYVGEGARMVRELFEMARTKKACIIFFDEIDAVGGARFDDGAGGDNEVQRTMLELITQLDGFDARGNIKVMFATNRPSTLDPALMRPGRIDRKIEFSLPDLEGRANILRIHAKSMSVERDIRWELISRLCPNATGAELRSVCTEAGMFAIRARRKVASEKDFLSAVDKVIKGNLKFNSTATYMQYN comes from the exons ATG CCTTCCGCGACCGGTCAAAACTGGGAAAAGTACCAGAAGACCTttgccgacgatgaggtaGAGGAGAAGAAGATTACTCCTCTGACAGATGA GGATATCCAGGTCCTCAAGACctacggcgcggcgccgtacGGTGCATCAATAaagaagctggagaagcagATCAAGGAGAAGCAACAGAGCGTGGACGAAAAGATTGGCGTCAAG GAATCCGACACCGGTCTAGCACCGCCGCATCTGTGGGATGTGGCCGCCGATCGTCAACGGATGTCTGAAGAACAGCCTTTTCAGGTAGCGCGGTGTACCAAGATAATCGAAGACGAGAAGGGCGACGAATCGAAGAAGAAATACGTTATCAACGTCAAGCAAATCGCAAAGTTCGTCGTCCAGCTTGGCGACCGCGTCAGCCCCACGGATATCGAAGAGGGCATgcgtgtcggcgtcgatcGTAACAAGTATCAGATCAtgctgcccttgccgcccaaGATTGACGCCAGCGTCACCATGATGACCGTGGAGGAGAAGCCCGATGTCACGTATGGCGATGTCGGTGGTTGCAAGGAGCAGGTTGAGAAGCTGAGGGAAGTCGTCGAGATGCCTCTGCTCTCTCCCGAGCGATTCGTCaacctcggcatcgacccACCCAAGGGCGCCCTTCTCTACGGACCTCCCGGTACCGGAAAGACGCTCTGCGCCCGAGCGGTCGCCAACAGAACCGACGCCACCTTCATCCGTGTCATCGGCAGCGAGCTGGTGCAAAAGtacgtcggcgagggcgctaGGATGGTCCGCGAGCTCTTCGAGATGGCCCGGACGAAGAAGGCATGCATCATCTTCTTCGACGAAATCGACGCTGTTGGCGGTGCTCGATTTGatgacggcgctggcggcgacaacgaggtGCAGAGGACCATGCTTGAGCTCATCACGCAGCTTGATGGCTTCGACGCCCGAGGCAACATCAAGGTCATGTTTGCCACCAACAGACCCTCCACCCTGGATCCCGCCCTGATGCGTCCGGGACGTATCGACCGCAAGATCGAGTTCTCTCTCCCCGACCTCGAGGGACGAGCCAATATTCTGCGCATCCACGCAAAGAGCATGTCGGTTGAGCGGGACATTCGGTGGGAGCTCATCTCCCGCCTGTGCCCGAACGCGACCGGTGCCGAGCTGCGGAGCGTGTGCACCGAGGCCGGCATGTTCGCCATCCGGGCGCGGAGAAAGGTGGCCTCTGAGAAGGACTTCTtgagcgccgtcgacaaagTCATCAAGGGCAACCTCAAGTTCaactcgacggccacgtACATGCAATACAACTAA